The region TGTTCATCAGAGTTTTGCCTTTCTCTGTCAGTTTGCTGCTTGTTTTCTATCCTAAAGCATCGCGGATGTATGCATTGTTTTAGATCAGTGTAACAATTGTGAATTGTGCCCTTCAAATCAAGGAAGGTCCCGTGTCCCCCCATGAAACGTGGGCTCCCCCTATGCCATGCATCTAATAATGCATATCCTCTGACCTTGAAGGTTCTTGTTCTCCCTTTTCATGGACTCCAGATGATCCAGAGATTCCTCATAAGAGTTCTTGAGTTTGAAGAGTTCAGTGCTGAGAGATCTGGCCTCTTTCTGGGAGCTCTCCAGCTCAGTCTGAGCCTCTTCAAACTTCTGCTTCCACTCAGCCAGGACCTAGAAAGATAAGTGGTTTCAGTACAGTATATGATTAGGACAAGATGTACTTTATCGTCCATTAACTTACAGAGGAAAGACGGTCACAACCCAAGCCCTCGAGACACACAGTTGCAAGAAGCAATGGGTCAGCCGCAGTTCTGTGCCCCTGAAGCAATTAtagggggttaagtgccttgctcaagggcacacctGCAGGCGATGGTAGGATGATGTCAGCAAACCTCCGGTTACTGGCTTACTCTGCACCAGGTTTTCCAGTCTGAAGTTGCTGGCCtacttctctaaccactaggctacctgctgcccctatcatGTACTATAATGAAGGCTAATTGGACTTGTCTACAATTAATTGTCTTACCTTGTCGAAGTTCCTTTGCTTTTTGTCCAGAGCGGCAGCAGCTGCATTGGATCTCTCCACATCCACCATGAGATCTTCAATCTCATTCTGGAGTCTGTGTTTCGTCTTCTCCAGGGAGGAGCATTTAGCATTAACAGCTTCCACAGCCTCCTCTGCATCCTGCAGACGCTGAGCCAGCTTCTTCCTGGATTAACATAGATGAGAAATATTTAAGACATCTGCCTTTTttgtacggtgcattcggaaagtattcagaccacttgactttttctacattttgttacgttacagacttattcaaaaatgtattcaattatatatttttctcatcaatctactcaaTACACAATAATCAAtccacacaataacccataacgacaaaacaaaaacaggtttttatcaattttagcaaatttctttaaaaaaaaacaaccttatttacataagtattcagacactttgctatgagactcgaaattgagctcaggtgcatcctgtttccattgatcatccttgagatgtttctacaacttgactggagtccacttgtggtaaattcaattgtttggatgtaatttggaaagacacacacctgtctatataaggtccaacagttgacagtgcatgtcagagctgaaaccaagccatgaggtcgaaggaattgtttgtagagccctgagagaggattgtgtcgagggacagatctggggaagggtaccaaataatatctgcagcattgaaggatgCCAAGACCActgtagcctccatcattcttaaatgaaagacgtttggaaccaccaagactcttcctagagctggccgcctggccaaactgagcaatcgggggagaagggccttttgTAGGGAGGTAACCAATAACCctgtggtcactctgacagagctccagagttcctctgtggagatgggagaaccttccagaaggacaacaatctctgcagcactccaccaaccaggcctttatggtagaatttccagacggatgccactcctcagtaaaaggcacatggcagcctgcttggagtttgccaagaggcacttaaaggactctcaaaccatgagtataagatgctctggtctgatgaaacaaagattgaactctttggcctgaatgccaagcgtcatgtctggagaaaacctggcaccatccctacggtgaagcatcgtggtgggatgtttttcagcggcagggactgggagactagtcaggattgagggatagatgaacggagcaaagtacagagagatccttgatgaaaacctgctcaagagcacTCTGACCTAAAACTggtgcaaaggttcaccttccaacaggacaatgaccctaagcacacagcctagacaacacaggagttgcttcggaacaagtctctgaatgtccttgatttgcccagccagagcccggacttgaacctgatcgaacatttctggagagacctgaatataactgtgcagcgacgctccccacccaagcttgagaggatctacagagaagaatgggagacacttcccaaatgcaggtgtgtcaagcttgtagcgtcataccgaagaatactcaaggctgtaatcgctgccaaaggtgtttcaacgaagtactgagtaaagggtctgaatattaatGTAAATCGGATGTTTCAATAATTTTTTTGCTattcatttctaaaaacctgtttttgctttgtcgttatggggtattgtgtgtaaattgattagggaaaaatacaatttaatccatcttagaataaggctgtaacgtaacaaaatgtggaaaaagtcaaggggtctgaataatttccgaatgcactctatgTCAGGTAATACAAGTATCATTCATGTACATTTGTGTGTCACTAATTCAGCCAAGGTTGAATAGCCTTAAAAGTAAGAAAACGTCCTTACTTTGCATCTTCAAGCTCCTCGGTCTTCTGGATGGCATCAGTTTCATACTTGGTTCTCCACTGAGCCACTTCAGCATTAGCCTTGGACATGCCACGCTGCAGCTCAGACTtggcctcctgctcctcctcataCTGCTCCCTCAGCAGATCTGAGTCATGGCGAGCAGACTGCACTGCATGGGCAAGTGCGTTCTTTGCCTGGTAAGGacatttttgtaaagaatcaaatTATGCCGGAGGTTAAATGAAGTCGATTATTGACACTGCATTTTTAGTATAAATACCTTGACTTCCTCCTCCAGTTGTCTCTTGAGGTCTTCAATCTGCTGAACGTTGGACTGCTTACCTCTGGTCAGTTGGGAGACCAGAGAGTCCTTTTCCTCCAGCTGTCTGGCAAGTTCACCTGTTTTAATGCAATTCTAATTATTTCAAATTATATTACTTATTTGGTTATTTGTTGTTGCTGTTCATGTGAATGTCCAGATTTTTAGTTAATATACCATTCTCAGTTTGAAGCTTTGCTTTCTGCATGGTGAAATCATTGATGGATCGCTGTCCTTCCTCAGCTTTCGTCCTGTATTCACTCATCTGGTCCTCGAGAGTGCGGCACATTTTCTCCAAGTTTGTCTAAAAACAGATTTGTTTTTTGAATGACAGAACACCGTCACTAGATTGCATCATTTAAAAGCATGTGCAGATAACACGTTTTGATTGCTTAGTGATACCGCATACTTTAGACTTGACAATCTGCTCCATGTTGGAGGCCACATCGTCCAACTCCAGCCTGAGCTcactcttctccttctccagcttctGCTTCACTCTCTGAAGGTTGTCAATCTGCTCTCCCAGGTCAGCCACACTGTCAGCATTTTTCTTCCTCAGAGCGGCAGCTGTAGCCTCATGCTGCAGAGTAGCCTCTTCAAGGTCTCTGCGCACCTTCTGAAACTCAGCCTCCCTCTTCTTGTTCATCTCAATCTGGGCAGCAGTGGCTCCACCTGCTTCCTCCAGTCTCTCACTGATCTCTTCCAGCTCTCTGGCCAAGTCTGCCCTCTGTTTCTCCACCTTGGCACGGGCAGCCCTCTCAGCCTCAAGCTCTTCCTCCAACTCCTCAATGCGGGCCTGCAATGGAGGGAATTACGATTTACAGAACAAGTGTCAAGTGTACTATGCTGGAAAGAGTACTGAAATATCCTTCTCAAGTAAACGTAAACGGTAGATCATTTTAAAAGTACTCTGGGTACTTCATTAAGCTTGATAACCTTAGCAAAATGAGCTAATTATCTGAATGTTGTTCCACATATTTTCCATGCATTAAATTGAAAAAGTACTCTAGGAAATGAATGTACAGTAGGATCTAAGTTAGTTTATTTTATGAATTTCAACAAGGCaatattttaaaataaattaaacatacaaagcaattaAAATCAGGGGTGCAAGGATTACTGAAATATTTTCCTTAAGTAGAATACTGTTACAAAACATTTTCCTCAACTAGAATAAAATGACTGACTTTGAAAAATACTCGGAAAAGCTACTAAATTACATTAACGAGAGTAGTTGTAATTCGTTACTTTACAACTCTGCAAGTGTAACAGAAAGATTCCCTTTTCAATAATGCTATTGAAATACCTGCAGCTCCTTCAGTTTTTTCTGGAGTTGGGCACCCATGGCCTGCTCATCCTCAATCTTGCTGTTGAGTTGGCTCATCTCAAAGTCCTTCCTATTGAGAAGAACATGCTTATTGAGAAAGCATTTTCTACTGAATAATATTAAATAAGCATTTTTTTATTTGTGATCTTACTTCTTCATTCTCTCCTCCATTTGCTGCTTGTCATTCTCCAGGTCCATTAGGCTCTCCTGGGTCAACTTCAAGTCTCCTTCCAGCTTTCTTTTGGCTCTCTCAAGGTCCATCCTGACCTTCTTCTCTTGCTCCAGAGACCCTTCAAGCTGATAAAGGATATATTAAACAATATTGTGCAGTAGGCTATTTTAGGATTTTACTTATTTTGTTGTAATTTTTTATTTCCTATTTGGTACTCACATCATCAACTTGCTGTTCCAGTTTGGCTTTGGCCTTGGTCAGCGTGTTGACCTTGTCCTCCTCACTCTGCAGGTCATCCAACGTTTGCTGATGAGCCTCCTGCAGAGCCTTCTTCTCCTTGGTCAGCTTAGCAATGATTTCGTCCAGAGCTGCCATCTCTTCAGTAAGATTTTTAACCTAAGGAAACGGATCAATGTCTTTACGTTTTCATCCAAAACAATCAATTGGAGTTTTAACAATACAATAATGAAGAACAACTTTTACCTTGTTCTCTGTGGCATGCTTTTCCTTCTCCACTTTAGCCAGAGTGAGCTCCAGATCATCAATGTCCTTCTTGAGTTCTGAGCACTCATCTTCCAGCTTCCTCTTCTTAGCAGTCAGCTCTGAAttcatctcctcctcatcctccagtcTTTCTGTCAGCTCTTTGGCTTTGGCCTCAAGCTGGATTTTGCTCTTGATCAGACCCTCGCATCTCTCTTCAGCATCACCAATAGTGTCTTCTGACTGTCAATGTGTCAATATATTTTAAGTATATCAAATTCTCCAAAGCTCAGAAGTTTGTTTGGTGGCAAAATATTTGGAGACTACAAATGCTCCGCTGATTGTACATACCTATTTAGCAAATTatgtctcctctttctctgtttttacatttctctaGTTAGCTAAGGCAATTTTGACAAAGGATGTGAGTGCAGAAACGTAACTGTGGTGCAGTTAAAGTTACTCACAGTTTGGACAGCGATCTGCAGGTCATTCTTCTCTTGGATAAGGGAGACCATCTTCTCTTCCAGCTCCTTTCTACGGGCTTCACTTTTAGCATAAGCCTCTTTAAGCTTCAGGAATTCTTCCTTCATGTTCGCcatctccttctcagtctctgcTGACTTCAGCAGAGGTTTAATCTTGAAGTACATCTTCATCCAGGGCCAATTCTTGACACCCATGAAGGCACGAATGTTCCATTGGATCACAAGCAAGGCGTCCCTGTGAAATGGAACAGAAGTAGCTTCTTATACACCCTTTTCCACCTCCACCATATTGTCTGCAGAAGTTTTATTTACTCTTATTCCAACCTGCGTTCAACAATTTTCTGGAACTCAATTCTGGCAAGTAGACCACGTGATCGGGCCTGCATTCCAGTGATGATAAGAGCGAGACGGTcatctctcatctcctcaagGGTACCCAGGAGACCAGCCTTGAAGAACACCTAATGAGACACAAAGGCCATAATGTGGTGGTTGGATCATCTTGTATTCGGTAGGATTGTATTTTTCTGCCAGTTGACCACAAATAACTTGAATGTGTTATCCCCCATGTTTATAGTCATGTTTAGATTGTTGATGTCTTGCCTCTGTGCGAAAAAGGCACAAATTAACCACAAGGTGGCCTTAGAATGAGAAATGTATTTTACAACCAGCATGTTGACCAAGATTTAAAACATTTGGCACGGTCTATCTCAACCAGTATGTGCACAATGCTTTTAATATCTTATATGTAGCCAGATCTGGATTTACTACATGGTGGCGCTACACCAAGTATATATTTGTATCTCTTGACTTGATCCATTTGGCCTAGAGACAGATGATATGTAGTAAGCATGATCAGTGGTATATCAGCAAGTGGCATTGCGCCGGTCGACCTGATGGTGTTGTATTCTTAATGTCATGCTTGGACCCCATAATTGCTGCTGTTGTTTTTCATCTATTTAGAGAACGTACCTTCGTGTGTCCTAATCTGTACTGGGTGTGGTCAATGTCCAGAGAGCCCAGCAGTTTTTCTGCTGCCTTCATGTTGTCCATGAACTGACCCTCAGGGATAGCATTTGGATTGAGGATGCGGTATCTGAATTTAAATCAGAAAGCAATTATCTTCAAAAATGGAACACTTGAATAGGTAAACAGTTGAATTTATTTTGGACAGGAAATGCATAATGGTTTGTACCTTTGTTTGAAGTCAGCATACAGGATCCTGTTGGGGAAGCCCTTTCTGCAGATCCTGATGCCTTCCAGCACACCGTTACAGCGCAGCTGGTGCATGACCAGAGGATTCTCCATGGCCCCAGGAGTCTTGGTCTCGTTGGGGATGAGGCAACGCACAAAGTGAGGGTGAGTAGACCTCAAGTTGGTCATGAGTTTACCCAAGTTCTCCTGTAAGTATGACAAATGTAGAATTTTCCATAAATGACTCCCAGTACTCCCTCACGAGTCATAATGGCATTTAATGCTAACATGCCAATCCACAACAAACTGACAAATATAATACATTTGTTATTTTCTGCCatttgaaaacatcagaagtatATTGATTTAAAGTCAGATCTACCCTGTGCAATGCAGACACAGTCTGGAAGGAAGAGCCTTTCTTCTTCTTTCCTCCAGCTGCTTTTTCTTCAGGTGCTGTATGATAATGACATCAATTAAATATACGATTGTCAtgtacatttgtatttattttagtgATTTGTAGTCTTTGCCGATAAAAACACATCGTACCTCCTTCTGCACCAGCATAGCCCACAAAGAGGTTGGCCAGGAACTTAAGACTTGACTTCTGGAACAGTCCGACCACAGTCTCATTCAGCGGGTCCTTGTTCTTCACCAGCCAGTTACCAATGTTGTAATCAACAGTGCCAGCATAGTGAACCAGGGAGAAATGTGCCTCTGGTCTACCCTTAATAATCCTAGGCTTCTGGAAGCATGCATTTTTTCCCAGATGGGTGTCATACAGCTTAGCTTTGAATGTAGAATCACTGGCCTTGGGGAACATGCACTCCTCTTCAAGGATGGACATGATACCCATGGGCTGGAAGGGGAAAATAAATTAGAATCATttgttgttgaagcacttttaTGAAGATTGCCCGTGTAATGTTTGAAATCCTAAAGATTCAATCATATAAATTAAACTACTGCAAAACTGAAGACACCAACCCTTTCAATGAGGTCAATGCAGGCAGCCAAGTCCATGCCGAAGTCAATGAACTCCCAGACGATACCCTCTTTCTTATATTCTTCCTGCTCCAGCAcaaacatgtggtggttgaagaACTGTTGCAGCTTCTCATTAGTGAAGTTGATGCACAGCTGCTCAAAGGTGTTGAACTGAAATAGAAGTTTACAGTTACTTTATTTTGTCAGCTGTAATGTTTTAGATGAATTGTTTCATGACGTGGCCTTTTGTCAAATCACTCACATCAAAGATCTCAAAGCCGGCAATGTCCAGCACACCAATGAAGTGCTGGCGAGCGTTCTTCGTGTCCAGTGAAAGGTTGATTCTTATCACCATCCAGAGGAACATGTTCTCGTAAATTTTCTTTGCCAGTGCACCAATGGAGTAGTTAACCTAAAAAAATATTGAGAAAATAATTTACCAAAACATAGACTCCACATAAACGCATAGGGACAGTTTCCCAGATGTATATCAGGCCTTGGACTAAAAGGCATCATCAATGGGGAATCACAGGCATGAACATTTTAGCAACTCTAGACAGAAGTTTTATGCTCAAAATCATTATCTCCTGGAAATGTAAAACTTTTTTGAGACTCACCTGGTCGACACTCTGACCTTTGGTGACCCACTCATTTCCTACTTTGACCCTTGGGTGACACAGCCCCTTGACCAGGTCAGCAGAGTTCAGGCCCATCAGATATGCAGCTTTGTCAATATCTGGAAAGGCAAAGTTTTATGGTTGGAGGAGGCACTCTGAGCGTCAGATTTTTCAGATATGACTTTATGTTAAAGTGAGAGGTTTTTAATCAGTGCTCACCCTCAGTGCCATCTGCCTCTGCTTGCTCCTCCCGCTGCTTATTCTTGAACTTCAGGTTGCCGTAGTGCATGATGGCCCCAGTCAGCTTATAAATGCCATTAATCTCTTCTTGGGAGAATCCAAGCACATTAAAGGCATCCTAGTTCCGAAATAAAAGCCATTGTTTTGTATTGGAGAGAGAGTTGGATACAACTGGATTATTACCACAaacagtgagtgtacaaaacattagcgcctgctctttccatgaaatagactgacctggtgagttcagtgaattatttcatcccttattaatgtcaccttcaatcggtgtagatgaaggggagggtataggttaaagaaggatttttaagccttgagacagttgagacatggattgtgtatgtgtgtcattcagaggttgaatgggcaatacaaaatatttaagtgcgtttagaacggggtatggtagtaggttccaggaGCACTGGTTTGAGTATCAAGAACTTCaactgctgctgggtttttcacgctcagcaGTCTTCCGTGTTTGTCGAGaatacccaaaggacatccagccaatttgacacaatttTCAGAAGCATTggattcaacatgggccagcatccctgtggaaagcttttgacaccttgttgagtccatCCTCCAATGAATTgtaggctgttctgaaggcaaaagggcatgcaactcaatatttggaaggtgttcctaagGGTTTGACGctcagtgtatacagtatgttttactcacatcagtAGCCATTAGCTCATCTGCATCATTAATGGAAGTTACAGCAATCTCTCCTTGGGAGATGAAGGCGTAGTCATAGGGATTGCTGGTGATGAGTAGCATCTCTGAAAATGTTTGAACAGCACAGTTTAATTGTGTTCAGGCTGTGGAATAGGCCATAACATACTATTAGGAAAATTGGCATTGTACAAAAATAACAAGACAACAGTAATATTAGAAATAGACAGGACGCCAAATTAGTCTTAATCAAGTTTAGAAAAACTGCACCTGGAGATAGTTTTTCGTGCATCAAAATGTCAATGTTGTGTGCTTAAATGGCATTTAAATAATTGCAACTTTCTCATAGACAAAGGAAATATTAAGGCATAAATCACAATACATTATGTGGTGAGTTTTACGGTTGGGAATGAGGGGTAGCACACTGCATGCGCTGGCTGCACCATAAGAATTTAATTGGAATTGATCAGAAATGTTCAGTTTAATTCAGAATGGACCTCCAGCCTGCTCAGTACACAGTTTGATGATTTAATACTCACCCAGCAGTTCTGGTTTCTTTTGGGACAGGATCTGGTAGAAGATGTGATAATCTCTCTCAGCCTTGAGCTGGAAAGTTACACGTGACTTCTCCAGTAGATCTGATCAGTATGGAAAAGTGCTTTTGGTATTAATGTGTTTCCTGTCAAAGAGACCTTCAATTCTGAGCAAATATACTATTGTACTCACAAGTCTCAATGTCAGCAGACGAAAGCTTCCCACTGACTCCAAAATGAATTCGGATGAATTTACCCTGTAAGTTATTGTCAAAAGCAGAAATGAATGAGCACACCAGATCTGGGAGTAGTAATTGTTTTCTTTTTGAATACCTTCggtgtgcttgattgagcttgaaTGGGTTTAAATCCCACCTATCTGGTAGGCTCAATTAAACACTGAAAGtattttaaataaaacaaatagtatttaaacccaggtctgtTGCACACATACAGTCCCAAAAGGGAAGATTAGCTGATGGACCCGAGGAAGATTAGCTGACGTCATGACatcaactaatggggatcctaataaaattctTATCCTTATAAAATTCAAATACAGAAGATAGTAGATCAGATGAACATTTATGATAAGATTTGAATGTTCTTTGACTGCACACAAAGACCAAACTTACGAATCGAGAGGAGTTGTCATTCCTGATGGTCTTGGCATTACCAAAAGCCTCCAGGGCAGGATTGGCCTGGATGATTTGATCTTCCAGTGTCCCCTAGAAACCAACATCCATACAGTGT is a window of Oncorhynchus mykiss isolate Arlee chromosome 11, USDA_OmykA_1.1, whole genome shotgun sequence DNA encoding:
- the LOC110535214 gene encoding myosin-7, with amino-acid sequence MGDSLMAEFGAAASYLRKSDKERMECQTRPFDIKRECYVPDPEVEYVKATITSRDGAKVTVDTEFGKTVTVKEDDVHPQNPPKFDKIEDMAMFTFLHEPAVLFNLKERYAAWMIYTYSGLFCVTVNPYKWLPVYDQSVVNAYRGKKRTEAPPHIFSISDNAYQYMLSDRENQSVLITGESGAGKTVNTKRVIQYFASIAAVSGKKSAAEEKKGTLEDQIIQANPALEAFGNAKTIRNDNSSRFGKFIRIHFGVSGKLSSADIETYLLEKSRVTFQLKAERDYHIFYQILSQKKPELLEMLLITSNPYDYAFISQGEIAVTSINDADELMATDDAFNVLGFSQEEINGIYKLTGAIMHYGNLKFKNKQREEQAEADGTEDIDKAAYLMGLNSADLVKGLCHPRVKVGNEWVTKGQSVDQVNYSIGALAKKIYENMFLWMVIRINLSLDTKNARQHFIGVLDIAGFEIFDFNTFEQLCINFTNEKLQQFFNHHMFVLEQEEYKKEGIVWEFIDFGMDLAACIDLIERPMGIMSILEEECMFPKASDSTFKAKLYDTHLGKNACFQKPRIIKGRPEAHFSLVHYAGTVDYNIGNWLVKNKDPLNETVVGLFQKSSLKFLANLFVGYAGAEGAPEEKAAGGKKKKGSSFQTVSALHRENLGKLMTNLRSTHPHFVRCLIPNETKTPGAMENPLVMHQLRCNGVLEGIRICRKGFPNRILYADFKQRYRILNPNAIPEGQFMDNMKAAEKLLGSLDIDHTQYRLGHTKVFFKAGLLGTLEEMRDDRLALIITGMQARSRGLLARIEFQKIVERRDALLVIQWNIRAFMGVKNWPWMKMYFKIKPLLKSAETEKEMANMKEEFLKLKEAYAKSEARRKELEEKMVSLIQEKNDLQIAVQTSEDTIGDAEERCEGLIKSKIQLEAKAKELTERLEDEEEMNSELTAKKRKLEDECSELKKDIDDLELTLAKVEKEKHATENKVKNLTEEMAALDEIIAKLTKEKKALQEAHQQTLDDLQSEEDKVNTLTKAKAKLEQQVDDLEGSLEQEKKVRMDLERAKRKLEGDLKLTQESLMDLENDKQQMEERMKKKDFEMSQLNSKIEDEQAMGAQLQKKLKELQARIEELEEELEAERAARAKVEKQRADLARELEEISERLEEAGGATAAQIEMNKKREAEFQKVRRDLEEATLQHEATAAALRKKNADSVADLGEQIDNLQRVKQKLEKEKSELRLELDDVASNMEQIVKSKTNLEKMCRTLEDQMSEYRTKAEEGQRSINDFTMQKAKLQTENGELARQLEEKDSLVSQLTRGKQSNVQQIEDLKRQLEEEVKAKNALAHAVQSARHDSDLLREQYEEEQEAKSELQRGMSKANAEVAQWRTKYETDAIQKTEELEDAKKKLAQRLQDAEEAVEAVNAKCSSLEKTKHRLQNEIEDLMVDVERSNAAAAALDKKQRNFDKVLAEWKQKFEEAQTELESSQKEARSLSTELFKLKNSYEESLDHLESMKRENKNLQEEISDLTEQLGEGGKSIHELEKIRKQLEQEKAEIQSALEEAEGSLEHEEGKILRAQLEFNQVKADIERKLVEKDEEMEMNKRNQQRVVDTLQSSLESETRSRNEALRLKKKMEGDLNEMEIQLSQANRQAAEAQKQLKGLHSHLKDSQMQLDDALRGNDDLKENIAIVERRNNLMQAELDELRAMVEQTERGRKLAEQELLDVSERVQLLHSQNTSLLSQKKKLEGDTSQLQNEVEEAVQECRNAEEKAKKAITDAAMMAEELKKEQDTSSHLERMKKNMEQTIKDLQHRLDEAEQIAMKGGKKQIQKLESRVRELESEVEMEQRRSSDSVKGVRKYERRIKELTYQTEEDRKNLSRLQDLVDKLQLKVKSYKRTSEEAEEQANSNLGKFRKIQHELDEAEERADIAESQVNKMRAKSRDSGSKKGKDEE